In Hirundo rustica isolate bHirRus1 chromosome 2, bHirRus1.pri.v3, whole genome shotgun sequence, one genomic interval encodes:
- the POGLUT3 gene encoding protein O-glucosyltransferase 3 has protein sequence MRYRMYGSVTKGLKIEIFYGDQHVAQSPYILKGPVYHEYCDCPEEDPEVWQDMMSCPSQEPQITEDFISFPTIDLQRMLKEIPAKFSQTRGAIVHYTILDNHIYRRSLGKYTDFKMFSDEMFLSLARKVRLPDVEFYLNVGDWPVEHQKANDTPGPVPVISWCGSVDSRDIVLPTYDVTHSTLETLRGVTNDLLSIQGNTGPFWENKTERALFRGRDSREERLHLVKLSKQNPELLDAGITGYFFFREKEKELGKAQLMGFFDFFKYKYQVNVDGTVAAYRFPYLLLGDSLVLKQDSQYYEHFYIGLKPWKHYVPVKRNLEDLLEKIKWAKENDEEARKIAKEGQLMARELLQPHRFYCYYYKVLQNYAERQASKPEIRDGMELVPQPDDRDSVCSCHRKKPLREDL, from the exons GACCAGTTTATCATGAATACTGTGACTGTCCTGAAGAAGACCCTGAGGTCTGGCAGGACATGATGTCCTGTCCGTCCCAAGAACCCCAGATTACAGAAGACTTCATTTCGTTTCCCACCATTGACCTGCAGCGAATGCTCAAGGAGATCCCAGCAAAGTTCAGCCAAACAAGAGGTGCCATTGTTCATTACACTATTCTCGATAATCACATCTACCGGCGCTCCTTAGGGAAGTACACGGACTTCAAAATGTTCTCCGATGAAATGTTCCTCTCACTGGCCAGGAAG GTTCGTCTTCCTGACGTGGAGTTTTATCTCAACGTTGGAGACTGGCCAGTTGAGCATCAGAAAGCTAATGATACACCTGGCCCCGTACCTGTCATCTCCTGGTGTGGCTCTGTGGATTCCAGAGATATCGTCCTGCCAACGTATGATGTAACCCACTCAACTCTGGAAACCCTACGGGGAGTCACCAATGATCTCCTTTCCATTCAAGGAAATACAG GGCCcttctgggaaaacaaaactgagcGGGCTTTATTCAGAGGTCGAGACAGCCGAGAAGAACGTCTCCATCTTGTCAAGTTATCCAAGCAAAATCCAGAACTACTAGATGCTGGAATAACTGGATATttcttcttcagagaaaaggaaaaagagctggggaaggctcAGCTGATGGGCTTCTTTGACTTCTTTAAG TACAAATACCAAGTGAATGTAGACGGCACCGTAGCAGCTTACAGGTTTCCATACCTCTTGCTGGGTGACAGCCTGGTATTGAAGCAAGATTCCCAGTACTATGAACACTTTTATATTGGATTAAAACCTTGGAAACATTATGTTCCAGTTAAGAGAAACTTAGAGGACTtgctagagaaaataaaatgggcTAAG gaaaatgatGAGGAAGCAAGAAAAATTGCTAAAGAAGGACAGCTAATGGCAAGAGAATTACTTCAGCCTCACAGGTTTTACTGCTACTATTATAAAGTGCTCCAG AACTATGCTGAACGCCAAGCCAGCAAACCTGAAATACGGGACGGAATGGAACTTGTACCTCAGCCTGATGACAGGGACTCAGTGTGCAGTTGCCACAGGAAAAAGCCTTTAAGGGAAGATCTATAA